The Candidatus Bipolaricaulota bacterium genomic sequence GTTCAAGCATCCCGATGCCGGCAGCTCCGATGACCCCAATCCCTCCCTCATTGGCTACTGCTGCTGCCAAGCCGGACAAAGAGATCCCGACGCTCATCCCCCCTTGAACGATCGGTATCCTCGCTTCAATGTCTCCTATTTTCAGGCTTGGTATCTTTGCTGGGTTCACGAAGGATCACTTCCTTG encodes the following:
- a CDS encoding nitronate monooxygenase, with product MPSLKIGDIEARIPIVQGGMSVGISLSGLAAAVANEGGIGVIGAAGIGMLE